One segment of Synechococcus sp. MU1617 DNA contains the following:
- the accB gene encoding acetyl-CoA carboxylase biotin carboxyl carrier protein has protein sequence MTMQLDHEQLHRLLEALGESDIQEFRLEGDDFRLEIRRNLPGQAVMAPVMPAPVAAAPAPVAPAEPASAPPASTATRSDLLEVTAPMVGTFYRAPAPGEPSFVEVGSRINVGQTVCILEAMKLMNELESEVGGEVVEILVDNGTPVEFGQVLMRVKPA, from the coding sequence ATGACCATGCAGCTGGATCACGAACAACTGCACCGCTTGCTGGAGGCGCTCGGTGAGAGCGACATCCAGGAGTTCCGGTTGGAAGGAGATGATTTCCGTCTGGAAATCCGTCGCAACTTGCCTGGCCAGGCCGTCATGGCTCCGGTCATGCCCGCTCCCGTTGCTGCTGCACCAGCTCCTGTTGCGCCCGCCGAGCCTGCATCTGCGCCGCCTGCATCCACCGCAACGCGCAGCGACCTGCTCGAAGTCACAGCCCCCATGGTGGGCACCTTCTACCGTGCCCCTGCGCCAGGCGAACCTTCTTTTGTTGAAGTGGGCAGTCGGATCAATGTCGGCCAGACCGTCTGCATCCTCGAGGCAATGAAGCTGATGAACGAGCTGGAGTCTGAGGTTGGCGGTGAAGTGGTGGAGATCCTGGTGGACAACGGCACGCCCGTTGAATTCGGTCAGGTGCTGATGCGGGTCAAGCCGGCCTGA
- the pdxA gene encoding 4-hydroxythreonine-4-phosphate dehydrogenase PdxA, producing the protein MAPHDSTNPRHELVIALGDPAGIGMEVVLKALASPTLSPELQPLLVGCRRTLISTHARLRRQTNHPLADPAALRIDDQPLEASVQPGQPTTCGADAGFRWLTRAVELLQERGSRALVTAPIAKHLWHAAGHRYPGQTERLAELAGRQRSSMLFTAVSPTSGWRLNTLLATTHIPLSQIPDALTPDLVHHKLNVLEGFCRRFTTKPHLRIAGLNPHAGEAGQLGHEEAEWLLPLLDQWRKDHPQAQLEGPVPPDTCWISAARAWQTPNQPGPDGILALYHDQGLIPVKLLAFDAAVNTTLELPFLRTSPDHGTAFDIAAEGVASPESTTAAIQAAWDLS; encoded by the coding sequence ATGGCCCCCCACGATTCCACGAACCCTAGGCATGAGCTTGTGATCGCTCTCGGCGATCCCGCGGGTATCGGCATGGAAGTGGTGCTGAAGGCCCTCGCCTCACCCACGCTGTCCCCAGAGCTCCAACCCCTGCTGGTGGGTTGCCGACGCACGCTGATCAGCACCCACGCGCGACTGCGGCGGCAAACAAACCACCCCCTTGCCGACCCTGCAGCACTCAGGATCGACGACCAACCGCTCGAGGCCAGTGTTCAGCCAGGACAACCCACCACCTGCGGAGCCGATGCGGGGTTTCGCTGGCTCACCCGCGCCGTCGAACTGCTGCAGGAACGGGGGTCCCGCGCCTTGGTCACCGCCCCCATCGCCAAACATCTCTGGCATGCGGCCGGCCATCGCTATCCCGGGCAGACCGAACGGCTGGCTGAGTTGGCTGGACGACAGCGCTCCTCAATGCTGTTCACCGCCGTCTCTCCAACCAGCGGTTGGCGCCTGAACACCTTGCTGGCCACCACCCACATCCCCCTGAGCCAGATCCCTGATGCGCTGACCCCAGACCTGGTGCACCACAAACTGAACGTGCTGGAAGGCTTCTGTCGACGCTTCACCACCAAACCACATCTGCGTATCGCCGGGCTCAATCCCCATGCCGGCGAAGCCGGTCAGCTGGGCCATGAAGAAGCCGAATGGCTGCTGCCGCTACTGGATCAATGGAGAAAGGACCATCCTCAGGCGCAGCTGGAGGGTCCCGTTCCTCCCGACACCTGCTGGATCAGCGCTGCTCGCGCTTGGCAGACCCCAAACCAGCCAGGTCCTGACGGGATTTTGGCCCTGTATCACGACCAGGGGCTCATTCCTGTGAAGCTGCTGGCCTTCGACGCTGCGGTGAACACCACCTTGGAACTGCCGTTCCTACGCACCTCCCCCGACCACGGCACCGCCTTCGACATCGCAGCTGAAGGTGTCGCCAGCCCTGAGAGCACGACGGCAGCGATTCAAGCCGCCTGGGACCTGAGCTAA
- a CDS encoding SDR family oxidoreductase: MLADLVKRSQPLAADTKLLVLGGGYSGRCLANLARALGTPVLCTRRSLDSAEADLLFDSNGQDQLDPAALEGVTHLLSTIPPDREGNDPVLSKLLPTLRSLPLRWAGYLSTTGVYGDRQGGWVSEQDDPAPALDRSMRRLNCEKAWLRSGLPIQILRLPGIYGPGRSVLNGLEQGRARLIDKPGQVFCRIHVEDIAGACWHLMHRAEQGAPATMGDGTVLNKAVVNVVDDLPAPTAELMRHAAALLGCALPPLEPFAQIVDSMSPMAQSFWSENRRVSNHKLCHELGYTLLHPNYRVGLQDCLNQDKLTPSDLRSPPRSANG; this comes from the coding sequence ATGCTTGCTGATCTTGTCAAGCGGTCGCAGCCTCTGGCGGCTGACACCAAGCTGCTGGTGCTGGGCGGCGGATACAGCGGACGTTGTCTGGCCAACCTGGCCCGAGCCCTGGGAACACCGGTGCTCTGCACCCGCCGCTCCCTCGACTCTGCCGAAGCTGACCTGCTCTTCGACAGCAACGGTCAGGACCAGCTCGACCCAGCTGCCCTGGAGGGCGTGACCCATCTGCTGTCCACCATCCCCCCGGATCGCGAAGGCAACGATCCGGTCTTGTCGAAGCTGCTGCCAACGCTCAGAAGCCTGCCGCTGCGTTGGGCGGGCTACCTCTCCACCACAGGGGTTTACGGCGATCGCCAGGGCGGTTGGGTGTCGGAGCAGGACGACCCGGCGCCTGCGCTGGACCGCAGCATGCGCCGCCTCAACTGCGAAAAAGCTTGGTTGCGCTCCGGTCTGCCGATCCAGATTCTGCGTTTGCCAGGCATTTATGGCCCAGGACGATCGGTGCTCAACGGCTTGGAGCAAGGTCGTGCGCGCTTGATCGACAAGCCCGGCCAGGTGTTCTGCCGCATCCACGTGGAGGACATCGCCGGGGCCTGCTGGCACCTCATGCATCGCGCTGAGCAGGGAGCTCCAGCAACCATGGGCGACGGGACTGTGTTGAACAAAGCCGTCGTGAATGTGGTGGATGACCTCCCGGCTCCCACAGCCGAACTGATGCGACATGCGGCAGCCCTGTTGGGTTGTGCCCTTCCACCACTGGAGCCGTTCGCCCAGATCGTGGACAGCATGAGCCCGATGGCTCAGTCGTTCTGGAGCGAGAACCGCCGCGTCAGCAACCACAAGCTCTGCCACGAGCTCGGTTACACGTTGCTGCATCCGAACTACCGCGTCGGGCTGCAGGATTGCCTGAACCAGGACAAACTCACTCCGTCTGACCTGCGTTCTCCCCCTCGATCAGCCAACGGTTGA
- a CDS encoding serine protease inhibitor yields the protein MTTSSLHRSRSGAIVLRAILTAALLASAMVLAPEDPGVQASICQRHHSTDVCRVW from the coding sequence GTGACGACGTCGTCTCTCCATCGCTCCCGCTCCGGGGCCATTGTGCTCCGGGCCATCCTGACGGCTGCCCTGCTTGCCAGTGCCATGGTGCTGGCACCTGAAGACCCTGGTGTTCAGGCCTCCATTTGTCAGCGGCACCACTCCACGGATGTCTGCCGAGTTTGGTGA
- a CDS encoding HNH endonuclease, whose product MHSRDAVFLDELCPKLRVRRWRQSLHTFTGQSCIYCGKPSESIDHIHPQAKGGSSVTENCVPACLSCNGRKSDADVFDWYRRQRFYDPRRAMAIRAWMDGDLRLALRLLQWAQPDHPINDPDDFPIAAQAA is encoded by the coding sequence ATGCATAGCAGGGACGCGGTTTTTCTCGACGAACTCTGCCCCAAATTGCGTGTCCGAAGATGGCGACAGTCCCTTCATACATTTACCGGCCAAAGTTGTATTTATTGCGGCAAACCTTCTGAATCAATTGATCACATTCACCCCCAGGCCAAAGGGGGGTCAAGCGTTACTGAAAACTGCGTACCGGCCTGTTTGTCCTGCAACGGCCGAAAATCTGACGCCGACGTTTTCGACTGGTACCGGCGACAGCGCTTCTATGACCCACGTCGTGCCATGGCGATTCGAGCCTGGATGGATGGCGACCTACGACTCGCCCTTCGCTTACTGCAGTGGGCCCAACCGGATCACCCCATCAACGATCCCGACGACTTCCCGATCGCTGCTCAGGCCGCCTAA
- a CDS encoding DEAD/DEAH box helicase has translation MPSNPTLTCCLDLSPAGLIRVVSPFDAVTQSQLRRIKPRGRWIGPGHGWDFPLAAADALQQALGRRFPVTSALQQWLDWCQHPLPPLPPHRTLVAAADLDEALQDGRRPLRHQRSGVRWLLARRGAVLADEMGLGKTLTALLAARALMRCAEVRLLVVAPVGLHPHWRRESEALGVEIELVSWARLPDTLPPAGTLLVVDEAHYAQSLQAQRTAALLRLARHPRLRAIWMLTGTPMKNGRPSQLYPLLAAMDHPIARDQRQFEERYCQGHWREGRTGKRWQASGASQLEELRRLSRPLILHRRKQQVVDLPPKQRRLHPVVLSEAEFTGFDHRVELVLDDYRRRARLGEVRRDAEHLALLTSMRQIAAEFKLPAAQQLVESLRRQGEAVVLFSGFVAPLQLLQQTLGGELLTGRQRPAERQESVDRFQQGQNDCLLATFGTGALGFTLHRARHVVLLERPWTPGDLDQAEDRCHRLGMGDGLTCHWLQLGAADQLVDGLLASKAERIEVLLGPRRLSLQRQSLSAMVRDCLQVL, from the coding sequence GTGCCGTCAAATCCCACATTGACCTGTTGCCTGGATCTCTCTCCAGCAGGACTGATCCGCGTGGTCAGCCCGTTTGATGCGGTGACCCAGTCCCAGTTGCGTCGGATCAAGCCCAGGGGGCGTTGGATCGGCCCCGGCCATGGCTGGGATTTTCCCTTGGCCGCAGCCGATGCACTTCAGCAGGCCCTCGGGCGCCGTTTCCCTGTCACCTCTGCTTTGCAGCAGTGGCTTGATTGGTGCCAGCACCCCCTGCCCCCGCTGCCCCCGCACCGGACCCTTGTGGCGGCAGCAGATCTTGACGAAGCCCTGCAAGATGGTCGTCGCCCTCTGCGCCATCAACGCTCCGGTGTCCGTTGGCTCTTGGCCCGTCGCGGCGCCGTTCTGGCCGATGAGATGGGGCTGGGAAAGACCCTTACAGCTTTGTTGGCGGCCCGTGCCCTGATGCGCTGCGCTGAGGTGCGGTTGCTTGTGGTGGCTCCCGTCGGTCTGCATCCCCACTGGCGCCGGGAATCAGAGGCCCTTGGGGTTGAGATTGAGTTGGTGAGCTGGGCTCGCCTGCCCGACACCCTGCCGCCAGCGGGAACGCTTCTGGTGGTGGATGAAGCGCATTACGCCCAGTCACTGCAGGCGCAGCGCACGGCTGCTTTGCTGCGTCTGGCCCGTCATCCCCGTCTGCGGGCGATTTGGATGCTCACGGGGACCCCAATGAAGAACGGTCGTCCGTCCCAGCTGTATCCCCTGCTTGCGGCCATGGACCATCCAATTGCGCGGGATCAACGCCAGTTCGAGGAGCGGTATTGCCAGGGGCACTGGCGGGAGGGTCGAACCGGCAAACGCTGGCAGGCTTCCGGGGCCAGTCAGCTGGAGGAGCTGCGTCGCCTGAGTCGACCGTTGATCCTTCATCGCCGCAAGCAGCAGGTGGTGGACCTCCCTCCCAAGCAGCGACGTCTTCACCCTGTGGTGCTGTCGGAGGCTGAGTTCACAGGCTTCGACCATCGTGTTGAGCTGGTGCTGGATGACTACCGGCGTCGGGCTCGTCTCGGAGAGGTGCGACGGGATGCTGAGCACCTGGCTCTGCTCACCTCCATGCGTCAGATCGCAGCGGAATTCAAATTGCCGGCGGCCCAGCAGCTGGTGGAGTCACTGCGCCGGCAAGGGGAGGCGGTGGTTCTGTTCAGTGGCTTTGTGGCCCCATTGCAGTTGTTGCAGCAAACCCTCGGCGGCGAGTTGTTGACCGGTCGTCAGCGCCCTGCTGAACGTCAGGAGAGTGTGGATCGGTTTCAGCAAGGTCAGAACGATTGTCTGCTGGCCACCTTTGGCACCGGTGCCCTTGGGTTCACCCTGCACCGGGCCCGTCATGTGGTGTTGTTGGAACGACCCTGGACGCCAGGCGACCTCGACCAAGCCGAAGATCGCTGTCATCGTTTGGGGATGGGGGATGGCTTGACCTGCCATTGGCTGCAGCTCGGTGCAGCGGATCAGCTGGTGGATGGTTTGTTGGCGAGCAAGGCGGAACGGATCGAGGTGTTGCTGGGGCCTCGGCGCTTGTCGCTGCAACGTCAATCACTCTCCGCCATGGTGCGGGATTGTTTGCAGGTGCTCTGA
- a CDS encoding DUF6554 family protein, producing MGPIRSSLVLSAAALIGALSSVTHPLQAAEATEEKGAKIYCYMRSSGNEHEVSWKAAYAVIKRQRSGVFKTSPEHASVMITEAVVQDPGNFPDCGQFLGDLFGGNTQPATAAALANSTSVTESTIESTEDTTRYSY from the coding sequence ATGGGTCCAATCAGGTCATCGCTGGTTCTGTCCGCCGCGGCCCTGATCGGCGCTCTCAGCAGCGTGACCCACCCCCTGCAAGCGGCCGAAGCCACTGAAGAGAAGGGCGCCAAGATCTATTGCTACATGCGTTCCAGCGGAAACGAGCACGAGGTGAGCTGGAAAGCCGCCTACGCCGTGATCAAACGGCAGCGCAGCGGCGTGTTCAAAACATCCCCGGAGCATGCCTCGGTGATGATTACGGAAGCCGTTGTCCAGGACCCCGGCAATTTCCCCGACTGTGGCCAGTTCCTTGGTGATCTGTTCGGCGGAAACACCCAACCAGCCACCGCTGCCGCCCTTGCAAACTCCACATCCGTCACCGAAAGCACCATCGAGAGCACCGAAGACACCACGCGCTACAGCTACTGA
- a CDS encoding AbrB family transcriptional regulator gives MPSLATLALYLVAGSAIGLLALFSGIPAAPLAGALLGAGIVSMSGQLEPATWPPGTRTVLEIGIGTVIGTGLTRASLEQLQLLWKPAVLITLALVLTGLVVGLWTSRLLGIDPIVALLGAAPGGISGMSLVGAEFGVGAAVAALHAVRLITVLLVLPLVVRLIIPSTAGS, from the coding sequence ATGCCTTCCTTGGCAACGCTGGCGCTCTACCTGGTGGCTGGAAGCGCCATCGGACTGCTGGCTCTGTTCAGCGGCATTCCCGCTGCACCTCTGGCGGGAGCCCTTCTGGGTGCTGGCATTGTCAGCATGAGCGGCCAGCTGGAACCAGCCACATGGCCACCGGGAACGCGCACCGTTCTTGAGATCGGCATCGGCACCGTGATCGGAACCGGCCTGACGCGAGCGTCCTTGGAACAACTGCAACTCCTCTGGAAACCAGCAGTGCTGATCACCCTGGCGCTGGTGCTGACAGGACTGGTTGTAGGCCTGTGGACCAGCCGCTTGCTCGGTATTGATCCCATCGTGGCCTTGCTTGGCGCTGCCCCAGGTGGCATCAGTGGCATGAGCCTTGTGGGCGCAGAATTCGGAGTCGGTGCCGCGGTGGCCGCTCTCCATGCCGTTCGGTTGATCACCGTGCTGCTGGTGCTGCCTTTGGTGGTGCGACTGATCATCCCCTCGACAGCTGGAAGCTGA
- a CDS encoding chemotaxis protein, with translation MTSSVSFRITRTAEDLAQTITALSQRLVKLEQRQEALELQLRQQQKDLNAVPDEEISTLEGVEALLRETRELLESTAPMPEAEMTEESSQNHAWGQEDETEASRDVA, from the coding sequence ATGACGTCCTCCGTGTCCTTTCGGATCACCCGCACTGCGGAAGATCTCGCTCAAACCATCACGGCTCTATCGCAGCGCTTGGTGAAACTGGAACAGCGTCAGGAAGCGCTTGAGCTCCAACTGCGCCAGCAGCAGAAGGATCTGAATGCTGTCCCGGACGAAGAGATCTCCACTCTCGAGGGCGTTGAAGCTCTGTTGCGGGAAACGCGTGAACTGTTGGAGAGCACAGCTCCGATGCCAGAGGCTGAAATGACTGAAGAGTCCTCCCAGAACCATGCCTGGGGTCAGGAGGACGAAACAGAAGCGAGTCGCGATGTCGCGTAG